One genomic segment of Petrotoga miotherma DSM 10691 includes these proteins:
- a CDS encoding NUDIX hydrolase: MNLDKIKEIFKDYSPKPIGVEKCFSVLISLIQKDNSLHLLYELRSKTLERQPGEVSFPGGEIEANETPKNAAIRESCEELNLQPDNIEILGAGDYLLTPFNYLIYSYVGFLNTNVNTIKPNEEVEELFTVPLEYLLSHEPLVHNTYLTNETDEGFPYDLIPNGKDYNWRVGKYPVYFYVYEDRIVWGITARLTYEFIKKLRH, from the coding sequence GTGAATCTAGATAAAATTAAAGAAATTTTTAAAGATTATTCTCCAAAACCTATAGGAGTAGAAAAATGTTTTTCTGTGTTGATTTCTTTGATACAAAAAGACAACTCTTTACATCTTTTATACGAATTAAGATCAAAGACTTTAGAGAGACAACCTGGTGAAGTTTCTTTCCCTGGAGGAGAAATTGAGGCCAACGAAACTCCAAAAAATGCAGCAATTAGAGAAAGTTGTGAAGAATTGAATTTGCAACCAGATAACATAGAAATATTGGGAGCAGGAGATTATCTCCTTACTCCCTTTAATTATTTAATATATTCGTATGTGGGTTTTTTGAATACAAACGTTAACACAATAAAACCTAATGAAGAAGTGGAAGAATTATTCACCGTACCTTTAGAATACTTGTTATCTCATGAACCTTTAGTGCATAACACTTATCTTACAAACGAAACAGATGAAGGGTTCCCTTATGATCTTATCCCTAATGGAAAAGATTATAACTGGAGAGTTGGTAAATATCCTGTTTACTTTTATGTTTACGAAGATAGAATTGTTTGGGGCATCACCGCCAGATTAACGTACGAGTTTATTAAGAAATTGAGACATTGA
- a CDS encoding glycerate kinase type-2 family protein: protein MKNLREDAFKIIKSSIDFVLPEKAVQQELEMIDLQDNIHIVAIGKAAWRMAKAAKDFLKDKVKDGIVITKYGHSQGTIESLQIYEAGHPIPDENTIKSTKKAIELVQNLGQGDVVLFLVSGGGSALFELPVEDVTLEDIKNVTDMLLKSGANIVEINTVRKHLSRVKGGNFAKLVEPAKIYSLVLSDVLGDRLDSIASGPAYPDSTTTEDVEKIIKKYDLQLSEKILRALKNETPKHLDNVETRIIGSVTKVCESAAKIAQHLGYNTMILTTTLDCESKEAGSFLAAIVREEKEREEPLNIPCAIILGGETVVHVRGNGKGGRNQELVLSAARGIKGYQEVLIASVGTDGTDGPTDAAGGIVDGETVNRLQEKGIDVENALNNNDSYHALQSVDGLVITGPTGTNVNDLTFILCN, encoded by the coding sequence TTGAAAAATTTACGTGAAGATGCCTTTAAAATAATAAAAAGTTCAATAGATTTTGTTTTACCAGAAAAAGCTGTTCAACAAGAGCTTGAGATGATAGATTTACAAGATAATATTCACATAGTTGCTATAGGAAAAGCTGCTTGGAGGATGGCTAAAGCAGCAAAAGATTTTTTAAAGGATAAGGTAAAAGATGGAATAGTTATAACAAAGTATGGTCATTCTCAAGGTACAATAGAAAGCCTACAAATATATGAAGCGGGGCACCCTATACCAGATGAAAATACTATAAAATCTACAAAGAAAGCTATAGAATTGGTACAAAATTTAGGCCAAGGCGATGTTGTATTATTCCTTGTTTCTGGAGGAGGATCAGCCCTTTTTGAGCTTCCCGTCGAGGATGTCACTTTAGAAGACATAAAAAATGTAACAGACATGTTGTTAAAATCTGGAGCAAATATAGTGGAAATAAATACAGTTCGCAAACATCTCTCTCGAGTTAAGGGAGGGAATTTTGCAAAGTTAGTTGAACCTGCCAAAATATATTCTCTTGTTCTATCTGATGTGTTAGGGGATAGATTGGATAGTATAGCATCTGGTCCTGCATACCCTGATTCTACCACTACCGAAGATGTGGAAAAAATAATAAAAAAATATGACTTACAACTTTCAGAAAAGATCTTACGAGCTCTGAAAAATGAGACTCCAAAACATCTAGATAACGTTGAAACAAGGATTATTGGTAGTGTAACTAAGGTTTGTGAAAGTGCTGCCAAAATTGCTCAACATTTGGGATATAATACTATGATTTTAACCACCACCCTTGATTGTGAATCAAAAGAAGCAGGCTCATTTTTAGCTGCCATAGTTAGGGAGGAAAAAGAAAGAGAAGAACCGTTAAACATTCCTTGTGCAATAATTTTAGGAGGAGAAACGGTAGTTCATGTTAGAGGAAATGGTAAAGGAGGAAGGAATCAAGAACTGGTTTTATCCGCAGCTCGAGGTATTAAAGGATATCAAGAAGTTTTGATCGCTTCGGTAGGAACAGATGGAACAGATGGTCCAACTGATGCGGCCGGTGGAATAGTTGATGGAGAAACGGTCAACAGATTACAAGAGAAAGGAATAGATGTTGAAAATGCATTGAATAACAACGACTCATATCATGCCCTACAAAGTGTTGACGGTCTAGTTATAACAGGTCCTACCGGCACAAATGTAAATGATTTAACTTTTATACTCTGTAATTGA
- a CDS encoding GntP family permease yields the protein MGIWLIFLLVLSVIFIIFATARLTLHPFLVLLFTAILFGIFSGMGLTEIVDSITGGFGGTLGSIGIVIAAGTIIGTFLEKSGGAFKMAEATLKLTGEKRVPLAMAIIGYIVSIPVFCDSGYVILSPLNRAVTKRAKFSLATTGLALSLGLYATHTMVPPTPGPIAAAGILGADLGMVILIGLIVSVPAMLIGVLYANIMGNRIYIEPEPELSDAEIEERTKKAPSTFNSFMPIVVPIILILLKSISDFPTRPFGDGAVRSFFGFIGNPVIALLIGVLIAFTLPKKLDKKMLSSSGWVGEGLLNAASIILITGAGGAFGRVLQNSGIADVLGEGLATANLGIWLPFIVAAAIKSAQGSSTVAIITTASLMAPLMSSLGLTTPAAIALSVVAIGAGSMVVSHANDSYFWVVSQFSRMSVNQAYKLQTLGTLVEGVTAAIIIWIISLIIL from the coding sequence ATGGGTATATGGTTGATCTTTTTATTGGTTTTATCTGTTATTTTTATAATTTTTGCAACTGCAAGGTTAACGCTACACCCTTTCTTAGTTTTGCTTTTCACTGCGATTTTGTTCGGTATTTTTTCTGGAATGGGTTTGACAGAAATAGTCGATTCAATTACCGGTGGTTTTGGAGGAACGCTTGGAAGTATCGGAATAGTGATCGCTGCTGGTACGATAATCGGTACTTTCCTTGAAAAGTCTGGTGGCGCATTTAAGATGGCAGAAGCTACTTTAAAATTAACTGGAGAAAAAAGAGTTCCGTTGGCTATGGCTATAATAGGTTATATAGTTTCCATCCCTGTTTTTTGTGACTCTGGATATGTAATTCTTTCTCCATTAAACAGGGCTGTTACGAAGAGGGCAAAGTTCTCCCTTGCAACAACGGGTCTTGCCCTAAGTCTTGGATTATACGCTACACATACGATGGTTCCACCCACACCAGGACCCATAGCTGCTGCTGGTATCTTAGGTGCAGATTTGGGGATGGTTATATTGATTGGATTGATAGTTTCTGTTCCCGCTATGCTCATAGGTGTACTATACGCCAATATAATGGGCAATAGAATATATATTGAACCAGAACCCGAATTAAGTGATGCCGAGATCGAGGAAAGAACCAAGAAAGCTCCTTCAACTTTTAATTCTTTTATGCCTATAGTTGTTCCTATCATTTTGATACTTTTAAAATCAATTTCTGATTTCCCAACCAGACCTTTTGGGGACGGAGCTGTTAGAAGCTTTTTTGGGTTCATTGGTAATCCAGTAATCGCTCTTTTAATAGGAGTTTTAATAGCTTTCACTTTACCCAAAAAATTAGATAAAAAGATGCTTTCTTCAAGTGGTTGGGTAGGTGAAGGATTGTTGAATGCCGCATCTATTATTTTGATAACAGGGGCCGGTGGCGCATTTGGGAGGGTCTTACAAAATTCAGGAATTGCAGATGTATTGGGGGAAGGTTTAGCAACAGCTAATTTGGGTATTTGGCTACCTTTTATCGTGGCTGCAGCGATTAAATCAGCTCAAGGATCTTCAACTGTTGCTATAATAACTACTGCATCATTAATGGCTCCATTGATGAGCTCTCTAGGTTTAACTACACCTGCTGCAATAGCGTTGTCCGTGGTTGCCATTGGAGCTGGATCTATGGTGGTATCTCATGCTAACGATAGTTATTTCTGGGTTGTTTCACAATTTTCGAGAATGAGTGTCAATCAGGCTTATAAACTTCAAACGTTGGGAACTTTAGTGGAAGGAGTCACAGCGGCAATTATTATATGGATTATAAGTTTAATAATTTTGTAA
- a CDS encoding diguanylate cyclase domain-containing protein: MVYIIISIVLLLILVYVFYTGIKTAIYVRRIVNEKDKPPAFTPPSPKKVIKERFKSSLFETAITCLENEVEKDCAFEDIIKKLTLFLKADSWSFLITPPDDVWRFLFWSKNLDFLPLEEVASEIQINGEHIKKVLDTKKIFFIKDTKKNSLWNQKHSLSKSWLGIPIMVKNEIIGVLNVDWFQQVKVSPFEKELINYFLEDVDRVLKTVFSLNELFLSSDLDILTQAYNRKALEKYISQHKSDSSKKAVIFLDYDNFKKINDNFGHTVGDQALKVLTKRIQNSIKSDDLIFRYGGDEFVIIINEITENNSIDIIIQRIKSTVKTPITIKDTLIISSISIGYCLVPQEAPDIEKAIEIADKKMYLQKEIH, translated from the coding sequence ATGGTGTATATAATTATTTCTATTGTACTGTTGTTGATATTGGTCTATGTTTTTTATACGGGGATAAAAACCGCTATCTATGTTCGAAGAATTGTTAATGAAAAAGATAAACCACCTGCTTTCACTCCTCCAAGTCCGAAAAAGGTTATAAAGGAACGCTTTAAAAGTTCTCTTTTTGAAACGGCTATTACCTGTTTAGAAAATGAAGTTGAAAAGGATTGTGCATTTGAAGATATCATTAAAAAGTTAACACTCTTTTTAAAAGCCGACTCTTGGAGTTTCTTAATAACCCCTCCTGATGATGTATGGAGATTTTTATTTTGGTCAAAGAATTTAGACTTTCTTCCTTTGGAGGAAGTAGCCTCAGAAATACAAATTAATGGGGAACATATTAAAAAAGTATTAGATACTAAAAAAATATTTTTCATAAAGGACACTAAAAAGAATAGCCTGTGGAATCAAAAACATAGCTTGTCTAAGTCCTGGTTGGGTATACCGATTATGGTAAAAAATGAAATAATAGGAGTTTTGAATGTTGATTGGTTCCAGCAAGTAAAGGTATCACCATTTGAAAAAGAATTAATAAATTACTTTTTAGAAGATGTAGATAGAGTTTTAAAAACTGTTTTTTCTTTGAATGAACTGTTTTTAAGTTCAGATTTAGATATATTAACCCAGGCATACAATAGGAAAGCCCTTGAAAAATATATTTCTCAACATAAATCTGATAGTTCAAAAAAGGCGGTTATTTTTCTGGACTATGACAATTTTAAAAAGATTAACGATAATTTTGGTCACACCGTAGGGGATCAAGCTTTAAAAGTTCTTACAAAGAGAATTCAAAATTCTATTAAATCTGATGATTTAATCTTTAGGTACGGAGGAGACGAATTTGTTATAATAATAAATGAAATAACTGAGAACAATAGTATTGACATAATAATACAACGGATCAAATCAACTGTTAAAACCCCAATAACAATTAAAGATACATTGATAATATCTTCTATAAGTATAGGCTACTGTCTTGTTCCTCAAGAAGCTCCTGATATTGAGAAAGCCATTGAAATAGCCGATAAAAAAATGTATTTGCAAAAAGAAATACATTAA
- a CDS encoding ExsB family protein: protein MTTTIEEKIDSIKKEMKEIIGNKHLYIAFSGGMDSTVVALLAKDILPKSKITLVNVCFGGYSYSKGLEAVLTLSKQLGLKLFFSRGEEEQEEIMYHGPNCNQCTRIVKIGKVKQFSYKGIVASGANLSDSWGNTGIKFFDGIYSPLLNLNKEEIHEILEYYNITIPKIGENKIREGCKYKHLLKMSVNRDYHSRADIIANEVIHDVLDFYDVQREIANVKIIGPLSKNIALINVKPLPSKVILEEIKHLLQNEETIDFVDIVDTALKLKILVNPGIYNNEESKYWILNGRLAPEFAMPITAEWIKSSNYKLWTFAVVDYKKL from the coding sequence ATGACAACAACAATCGAAGAAAAAATAGATTCTATAAAAAAGGAAATGAAAGAGATAATAGGTAACAAACATTTGTATATAGCTTTTTCTGGAGGTATGGACAGTACTGTTGTAGCTCTACTTGCAAAAGATATTTTGCCTAAAAGTAAGATTACTTTGGTGAACGTTTGTTTTGGTGGTTATTCTTACTCAAAAGGATTAGAGGCTGTTTTAACTTTATCCAAACAGTTGGGTTTAAAATTGTTTTTTTCACGAGGCGAAGAAGAACAGGAAGAGATAATGTACCATGGACCAAATTGTAATCAATGTACAAGGATTGTAAAAATCGGAAAGGTAAAGCAGTTTTCTTATAAGGGGATAGTTGCTTCAGGTGCAAACTTATCTGATTCATGGGGTAATACTGGGATTAAGTTTTTTGACGGGATATACTCACCCCTTTTAAATTTGAACAAAGAAGAAATCCATGAGATTTTAGAGTACTATAATATAACGATTCCAAAAATTGGGGAGAATAAAATACGAGAGGGATGTAAGTACAAGCATTTATTAAAAATGTCTGTAAACAGAGATTATCATTCAAGAGCAGATATCATTGCCAACGAAGTGATTCACGATGTGCTTGATTTTTACGATGTTCAAAGAGAGATCGCAAACGTTAAAATCATCGGCCCTCTTTCAAAGAACATTGCTCTGATTAATGTTAAGCCTTTACCCTCTAAAGTAATTTTAGAAGAGATAAAACATCTCCTTCAGAATGAAGAAACAATAGATTTTGTTGATATAGTAGATACTGCTTTAAAACTCAAGATTTTGGTAAATCCAGGTATATATAACAACGAAGAGTCGAAATACTGGATATTAAATGGGAGATTGGCTCCGGAATTTGCTATGCCCATAACCGCTGAATGGATAAAAAGCTCAAACTACAAACTCTGGACTTTCGCTGTAGTAGATTATAAAAAATTATAA
- a CDS encoding GGDEF domain-containing phosphodiesterase, protein MENGEKAIEELLDMYESGSEMYTGAIMRIDLSNGKIVYSENLKQITGVGKNELPNNLDELLALIKEEDVQKITDKVYNSEYEAEWTLKVSLKRNKEGFNTFDLIGKKKRKCDKDVLYLLVRNPDQNFGLMSPDIFFPKEMFDNSPQAIIITDKNNKVVRVNKAFLEMTGYTFDEVVGQNPHFWASNMHDKNFYERMWYELKSKGFWSGRIIDRKKNGEIIFLYSNFFEIKGYNNKVIGYMAINTDITNSVKKEEEITRVLKHDSLTGLPNMKGLSERIDDVLQKNTEEKKFAILIVKVDELHELIDFYGLKTMNRVIKEVAKEITEVVRKQYFASTISKDEFALFGCFEGIEELESLATNLLNKLLTPVQIFGERIFLKIKIGISNYPVDSTNPEDLINQAEMALKNSLRQSINFYSPELSKIFGFEKKMEDEINLALENNGLLMYFQPQIDTKAMNIIGAEALIRLKEANGSVLPPNVFLGIAKKNAFMDKIDQFVLEETIKSARVINESLNKNIRIFFNVSKSFFEREDFIYNIEIMLHKYNLNPFYLGIELTEDLFIEDFYLAQKKIEALKEIGLKIALDDFGTGFSSLSYLNKLDVDKIKIDKSFIDNILHDETSQRLVSSIISMSKSLGFEVIAEGVENKEQLLFLQKEGCYEVQGYYFSKPLPFDQFKLFLKKQKIMI, encoded by the coding sequence GTGGAAAATGGCGAAAAGGCAATAGAAGAATTATTGGATATGTATGAATCTGGCTCAGAGATGTATACAGGAGCAATAATGCGAATAGATCTGTCAAATGGTAAGATCGTATATTCAGAAAATCTAAAACAAATAACTGGTGTTGGGAAAAACGAACTTCCCAATAATCTAGATGAATTATTAGCTCTTATAAAAGAAGAAGATGTCCAAAAGATTACCGATAAAGTTTATAACAGTGAATACGAGGCTGAGTGGACGTTGAAAGTTTCTTTGAAAAGGAATAAAGAAGGTTTTAATACTTTTGATTTAATAGGAAAGAAAAAAAGAAAGTGTGATAAAGATGTTTTATATCTTTTGGTTCGTAATCCTGATCAAAATTTTGGATTGATGAGCCCAGATATATTTTTCCCAAAAGAGATGTTTGACAATTCACCTCAGGCTATAATTATAACTGATAAAAATAACAAAGTAGTAAGGGTAAACAAAGCTTTTTTAGAAATGACTGGCTATACTTTTGATGAGGTTGTGGGGCAAAATCCTCACTTTTGGGCTTCAAATATGCATGATAAAAATTTTTATGAGCGAATGTGGTACGAACTTAAATCAAAAGGGTTTTGGAGCGGTAGAATAATAGATAGGAAAAAGAATGGTGAAATCATATTCTTGTATTCAAATTTCTTTGAAATTAAAGGATACAACAACAAAGTAATAGGGTATATGGCTATAAATACGGATATTACTAACAGTGTTAAAAAAGAAGAAGAAATAACGAGAGTGCTGAAACATGATTCTTTAACAGGTTTACCAAACATGAAAGGTTTATCCGAAAGAATAGATGATGTTCTGCAAAAAAATACAGAAGAAAAGAAATTTGCAATTTTAATAGTGAAAGTTGATGAATTACATGAATTAATTGATTTTTATGGTTTGAAAACGATGAATCGAGTTATAAAAGAGGTAGCAAAGGAAATTACCGAAGTGGTTCGTAAACAATACTTTGCCTCAACAATCTCTAAAGATGAATTTGCTTTGTTTGGTTGTTTTGAAGGTATAGAAGAATTAGAAAGTCTCGCGACCAACCTTTTAAATAAGTTATTAACACCTGTTCAAATATTTGGCGAAAGAATTTTTTTGAAAATAAAGATAGGTATAAGTAACTATCCAGTGGATTCAACAAATCCTGAAGATTTAATAAATCAGGCGGAAATGGCTTTAAAAAATTCATTGAGACAATCTATCAATTTTTATTCACCCGAATTATCGAAAATTTTTGGGTTTGAAAAGAAAATGGAAGATGAGATAAATTTGGCATTAGAAAATAATGGACTATTGATGTACTTTCAGCCTCAAATAGACACAAAAGCGATGAATATAATAGGTGCTGAAGCTTTAATTAGGCTAAAAGAAGCCAATGGTTCCGTTTTGCCTCCAAACGTATTTTTAGGTATTGCTAAAAAGAATGCGTTCATGGATAAGATCGATCAATTTGTTTTAGAGGAAACGATAAAGAGTGCAAGGGTTATAAACGAATCATTAAATAAAAACATAAGGATTTTTTTCAACGTCTCAAAATCATTTTTTGAAAGAGAGGATTTTATATATAACATCGAAATTATGTTACATAAATATAATTTAAATCCCTTTTATTTAGGAATTGAGCTCACAGAAGATTTATTCATTGAAGATTTTTATTTGGCTCAGAAAAAAATAGAAGCTTTGAAAGAAATAGGATTAAAGATTGCCCTCGATGATTTTGGAACAGGATTTTCTTCTCTTTCCTATTTAAATAAATTGGATGTTGATAAGATAAAAATAGATAAAAGTTTTATTGATAATATTTTACATGACGAGACGTCCCAAAGATTAGTATCAAGTATCATTTCAATGTCTAAAAGCTTAGGATTTGAAGTTATTGCAGAAGGTGTAGAAAATAAAGAACAGTTATTATTTCTTCAAAAGGAAGGGTGCTACGAGGTACAAGGTTATTATTTTAGTAAGCCCTTACCCTTTGATCAGTTCAAACTTTTTCTGAAAAAACAAAAAATTATGATATAA
- a CDS encoding acetamidase/formamidase family protein: MIKIKKENSIFNFSKTNIPIAKVKPKEKICIETKDALSDEIRSENQPFESINWEKVNPATGPLFIEGAKEGDILEVNIENIKITRDYGVMLTGKDMGVLGDAFERSFIKIVPIKENKAFLYDYEIPLKSMIGVIGTAPKEGSIPCGTPGEHGGNMDCNIIGEGTTVYLPVHVEGALFALGDLHAAMGDGEVCVTGVEIPAEVSVSFNIIKDKDWKLPMVKTEKNIYTLASKPSLDEASLTATKNMVHFLNQEYKLSKEKAIFLLSAIGNLQICQVVDPLKTVRMELPLEFLK, encoded by the coding sequence TTGATAAAAATTAAAAAAGAAAACTCTATATTTAATTTTTCTAAAACAAATATTCCTATAGCTAAAGTTAAACCCAAAGAAAAAATCTGCATAGAGACAAAAGATGCTTTAAGTGATGAAATAAGATCTGAGAACCAGCCTTTCGAGTCAATAAACTGGGAAAAAGTTAATCCAGCTACAGGTCCTCTTTTCATTGAAGGGGCAAAAGAGGGAGACATTTTAGAAGTTAATATAGAAAATATAAAAATAACTCGAGATTACGGTGTAATGTTGACGGGCAAAGATATGGGAGTTTTAGGGGATGCTTTTGAACGAAGTTTTATAAAAATAGTGCCAATAAAGGAAAACAAAGCTTTTCTATACGACTACGAAATCCCTTTAAAATCTATGATAGGGGTTATTGGTACCGCTCCTAAAGAAGGAAGTATCCCTTGTGGTACACCTGGAGAGCATGGTGGAAACATGGATTGTAATATCATTGGAGAAGGAACTACCGTGTACCTACCTGTACATGTTGAAGGAGCTTTATTTGCTTTAGGCGATTTACATGCCGCTATGGGCGATGGAGAAGTTTGCGTAACAGGTGTCGAAATTCCGGCTGAAGTATCCGTTTCATTCAATATAATAAAAGACAAGGATTGGAAATTGCCTATGGTGAAAACTGAAAAAAACATTTATACGTTAGCTTCAAAACCATCTTTAGATGAAGCTTCGCTTACAGCCACAAAAAACATGGTACATTTTTTGAACCAAGAATATAAACTGAGTAAAGAAAAAGCTATATTCTTGCTTAGCGCTATTGGAAATCTTCAAATTTGCCAAGTGGTTGATCCTTTAAAAACTGTGAGAATGGAACTACCGTTAGAATTCCTAAAATAG
- a CDS encoding AEC family transporter: MTALINFVIIATIGNISKRFLPKNTGDILTTLIINFTLPMTVFIGITSSQIDLSKLFFVLIGFLGGLLIFWGGKFLLRTLKIEDVRISTVILLAFCGLNIGLFMYPLAEMLWGIESITYFALYDLGNSFIVFGVGKSVAEGKGGKFHIVDLFEFPPFIALILAFLLNGVNLPEFVLSPMMVIKDANNFLIMFLVGFYFNIVSLKAHRRILTISVTTKYLLGLVVSLFTLLIPVSTELQRISLFLSPLLPSAMMAIVYSVKNNYDSELASSFVSLTTLISFIIVFVVTAIMGF, encoded by the coding sequence TTGACAGCACTTATAAACTTCGTAATAATAGCAACCATAGGAAACATATCTAAAAGATTTTTACCTAAAAACACAGGTGATATTCTAACAACTTTGATAATCAATTTTACACTTCCCATGACTGTATTTATAGGTATAACTTCGTCTCAAATAGATTTATCTAAATTATTTTTTGTTTTAATAGGTTTTTTAGGTGGGTTGCTGATCTTTTGGGGTGGAAAATTTTTATTAAGAACTTTAAAAATCGAAGATGTAAGAATAAGTACAGTAATATTATTAGCTTTTTGTGGATTGAATATTGGCCTTTTCATGTACCCTTTGGCAGAAATGTTATGGGGGATTGAATCCATAACTTACTTTGCACTTTACGACTTAGGAAACAGTTTTATCGTATTTGGAGTTGGCAAGTCTGTTGCTGAAGGAAAAGGAGGCAAGTTTCACATTGTAGATCTGTTTGAATTTCCTCCTTTTATAGCTTTAATTTTGGCATTTCTCCTAAACGGCGTTAATTTACCTGAATTCGTACTTTCACCTATGATGGTTATAAAAGATGCCAATAATTTTTTGATAATGTTTTTAGTAGGTTTTTATTTCAATATAGTATCTCTAAAAGCTCACAGAAGGATCTTAACGATTTCTGTAACCACAAAGTATTTATTGGGGCTTGTAGTTTCGTTATTCACTTTACTAATCCCTGTAAGTACAGAACTGCAAAGAATTTCTCTTTTTCTTTCCCCATTGCTACCAAGTGCAATGATGGCGATCGTTTATTCGGTAAAAAACAACTATGACTCCGAACTCGCTAGCAGTTTCGTGAGTCTGACAACTCTTATTTCTTTCATAATTGTATTTGTTGTAACAGCGATAATGGGGTTTTGA
- a CDS encoding alpha/beta hydrolase family protein: protein MKKFFVLILPVMFSFMLAFSESYQYYIYQNDAEIGNIIVEFDVANCLGKTTSILNIGENTLKFVSETKYDDSWTFQEYSLEIFVDNQKQGTLVSTYNGKKVTNQFNGINLKNYNVENVIILDNNFILDHIFALYYKNLPEGKYSAFVPQLSLNQTTWNNAILDVEIEYKDPQNLVILSSGLAQNVALQDGKITKVEIPSQSIEVTMHKKEQKAKNYVEKEIIFDSFDGFKLEGSLMIPKEVDKNKKSFGIVLVHGSGPLDRNETIGTLTPFLHLSEGLVEEGYIVLKYDKRNFTMAKNGQNFSKVMPEAFIKDAQVAIRYLKTLPEVDKEKIIVIGHSQGASFLPYIIEGEEVFAAVTLSPALLEITDQIVYQVEYQINYYKKLNTDNSLDSVIKKLEDVLTEAKKVNESMKKGEIDPNELYLDYYSGEFLIRWSELSRNMVEKFVNMNVPLLIINGTQDLKTPYELLKEYEKELKKKNDLEIVYIENMAHELVNFQTLKFEDKVVDQIALWLESQGL, encoded by the coding sequence GTGAAGAAGTTTTTTGTTTTAATTTTACCGGTTATGTTTAGCTTTATGCTGGCTTTTTCAGAAAGTTATCAGTATTATATTTATCAAAACGATGCAGAGATTGGAAATATTATCGTGGAGTTTGATGTAGCTAATTGTTTGGGAAAAACTACCTCTATTTTAAATATAGGGGAAAACACCCTAAAATTTGTTTCAGAAACAAAATATGATGATTCTTGGACATTTCAAGAATATTCACTAGAGATTTTTGTTGACAATCAAAAGCAAGGAACTTTGGTAAGTACTTACAACGGGAAAAAGGTCACAAATCAATTCAACGGTATAAATTTAAAAAATTATAACGTAGAAAACGTAATTATTTTAGATAATAACTTCATTTTAGACCATATATTCGCCCTTTATTATAAAAATTTGCCCGAAGGTAAATATTCAGCATTTGTTCCTCAATTGTCTCTAAACCAGACAACCTGGAACAATGCAATTTTAGACGTGGAAATTGAGTATAAAGATCCTCAAAATTTGGTAATTTTGTCTTCAGGTTTAGCACAGAATGTAGCCCTTCAAGACGGTAAAATCACCAAGGTTGAGATACCTTCTCAATCAATTGAAGTAACAATGCACAAGAAAGAGCAAAAAGCGAAAAATTACGTTGAAAAAGAAATTATTTTTGACAGTTTCGATGGCTTTAAATTGGAAGGTTCTCTGATGATTCCAAAAGAAGTTGATAAAAATAAGAAGTCATTCGGTATTGTCTTGGTACATGGTTCAGGCCCACTTGACAGAAATGAAACTATTGGAACGCTTACACCTTTTTTGCACCTTTCAGAAGGCCTAGTTGAAGAAGGATATATAGTTTTAAAATATGACAAAAGAAATTTCACCATGGCAAAAAACGGACAAAATTTTTCAAAGGTTATGCCGGAGGCGTTTATCAAAGACGCACAAGTAGCTATAAGATACTTAAAAACCCTACCAGAAGTTGATAAAGAAAAAATAATCGTTATTGGTCATAGTCAAGGAGCTTCTTTTTTACCTTATATAATTGAAGGAGAAGAAGTATTTGCTGCTGTTACTCTTTCTCCAGCTTTGCTAGAGATTACAGATCAAATAGTTTACCAAGTAGAATATCAAATAAATTATTATAAAAAGCTTAATACTGACAATTCATTAGATAGTGTTATAAAAAAGTTAGAAGACGTTTTAACAGAGGCAAAAAAAGTAAATGAAAGTATGAAAAAAGGAGAAATAGACCCAAACGAGCTATATTTAGATTATTATAGTGGAGAATTTTTAATTCGATGGAGTGAGCTTAGTCGAAATATGGTAGAAAAGTTTGTGAATATGAATGTTCCGTTATTAATAATCAATGGCACACAAGATTTGAAGACGCCCTACGAGCTCTTAAAAGAATATGAAAAAGAATTGAAAAAGAAAAATGATTTAGAAATAGTTTACATAGAGAATATGGCTCACGAGCTTGTCAACTTTCAAACATTAAAATTTGAAGATAAAGTAGTCGATCAAATCGCACTTTGGTTGGAAAGCCAGGGACTTTGA